The following coding sequences lie in one Metallumcola ferriviriculae genomic window:
- a CDS encoding aspartate/glutamate racemase family protein, translating into MIYEARPGQVSYGEAIGVLLLDTFAPFIPGDVGNASTYSFPVRYKVVKGFTAERIFNHDLTVLDSLMEAGRELVNEGVKAVTGDCGYMALYQQQLANELEVPVFLSSLLQVPFISRMLKRDEKVGIIVANSGSFNSTLLNAVGVTEDIPISIKGLEDKKNFHQAAIIETGTLDAEKIEQEVVSASRELTAQDPKVKAILLECSMLPPYGAAVQKAVNLPVFDYVTMINYVYTALIKRPFTGFM; encoded by the coding sequence ATGATTTATGAAGCAAGACCAGGCCAGGTAAGTTACGGGGAGGCAATCGGGGTACTGCTTCTCGATACCTTCGCACCCTTTATTCCCGGAGATGTGGGTAATGCGTCTACTTATTCTTTTCCTGTTCGTTATAAGGTGGTCAAGGGGTTTACTGCTGAGAGGATTTTTAATCATGACTTGACGGTGCTTGATTCATTAATGGAAGCCGGCAGGGAATTGGTAAATGAAGGGGTAAAAGCCGTAACCGGTGATTGCGGTTACATGGCTCTTTATCAACAACAGTTGGCTAACGAGCTTGAGGTGCCGGTGTTTTTGTCAAGCTTACTGCAGGTGCCTTTTATTTCCCGCATGCTTAAAAGGGATGAAAAGGTAGGCATAATCGTAGCAAATTCGGGCTCATTTAACAGCACCCTACTTAATGCTGTTGGTGTCACTGAGGATATTCCCATTAGCATTAAAGGGCTGGAGGATAAGAAAAACTTCCACCAGGCTGCAATTATAGAAACAGGAACGCTGGATGCGGAAAAAATTGAGCAGGAAGTTGTATCAGCGTCTCGAGAATTAACGGCTCAAGACCCTAAGGTTAAGGCAATCTTGCTGGAATGCAGCATGCTGCCACCTTATGGTGCAGCAGTGCAAAAGGCAGTCAATCTTCCGGTTTTTGATTATGTTACGATGATTAACTATGTATACACTGCTTTGATTAAGCGGCCATTTACCGGCTTTATGTAG
- a CDS encoding metal-dependent hydrolase has protein sequence MIKVAFHGHSCFCISCERYRVIIDPWLTGNPTANMTVEEVEGIDAVLVTHGHSDHLGDAVEIAKQCDATIIAPFELATYCGNQGAKVHPMHIGGAYQFEFGWVKLTQALHGSGLPNDDGTITYLGNPCGFLIEMGDQVIYHAGDTGLFSDMGILSDTMLHGRKIDVMLVPIGDNFVMGPEDAFTAVRWVNPDIVVPMHYDTFPVIKQDAEKFKAQVEKELDVECRVMKPGDDFDLDSK, from the coding sequence ATGATTAAAGTTGCTTTTCATGGCCATTCGTGTTTTTGTATCAGTTGTGAAAGATATCGGGTAATCATCGATCCGTGGCTTACCGGTAATCCGACGGCAAACATGACTGTGGAAGAGGTGGAAGGAATTGATGCGGTGCTGGTCACTCACGGTCATTCTGACCACCTGGGAGATGCGGTGGAGATAGCAAAACAATGCGACGCTACTATCATAGCTCCATTTGAGTTGGCTACATACTGCGGCAATCAGGGTGCAAAGGTACATCCTATGCATATTGGCGGGGCATATCAATTTGAATTTGGCTGGGTAAAGCTGACTCAGGCGCTGCACGGCTCAGGTCTTCCCAATGACGATGGTACCATCACCTACCTAGGTAATCCTTGCGGCTTTTTGATTGAAATGGGTGACCAGGTAATTTACCATGCAGGCGATACGGGGCTCTTCAGTGATATGGGGATTCTTTCTGATACCATGCTGCATGGCCGCAAAATTGATGTCATGCTGGTACCCATTGGTGATAATTTTGTGATGGGTCCGGAGGATGCCTTTACTGCGGTTCGCTGGGTAAATCCGGATATTGTGGTGCCGATGCATTATGATACTTTTCCGGTTATTAAGCAGGATGCAGAGAAATTTAAAGCGCAGGTAGAGAAAGAATTGGATGTGGAATGCCGTGTAATGAAGCCCGGGGATGACTTCGATTTGGATTCAAAATAG
- a CDS encoding Rid family detoxifying hydrolase, producing MVDKTRIYPENAPVPAGAYSPAVKCGQFVFVSGQTPEKPGTDELVEGDIKVQTKQVMENIKNILAAAHCTMDDVVKVGAHLADINDFDGYNEVYKQYFNIPAPARTTVESGIPGGSLVEIDVIAMLDKL from the coding sequence ATGGTAGATAAAACACGTATTTATCCCGAAAACGCGCCGGTGCCGGCGGGTGCATACAGCCCGGCTGTCAAATGTGGTCAGTTTGTATTTGTCAGCGGCCAAACCCCGGAAAAGCCCGGTACTGATGAGTTGGTGGAAGGCGATATAAAAGTACAGACCAAACAGGTGATGGAAAATATCAAGAACATCCTGGCCGCAGCGCACTGCACTATGGATGATGTGGTTAAGGTTGGTGCTCACTTGGCGGACATTAATGATTTTGACGGTTATAACGAAGTTTATAAGCAGTACTTTAACATTCCAGCTCCGGCCAGAACTACGGTAGAAAGTGGTATTCCCGGCGGTTCTCTTGTGGAAATTGATGTAATTGCCATGCTAGATAAATTGTAG
- a CDS encoding threonine/serine dehydratase, which produces MTNGENSMGKLPGIRDVWAARSRISGSVVRTPLVRCPELSEEFDAEIYLKLELYQPIGAFKIRGAANKILSLTIDQQRRGVATYSTGNHGLAVSYIAKQLGIPAYVFISNRVPQAKVKALMSMGAILKISGISQDEAGEYCYKLAAAKGLSVIEPFDDPHVIAGQGTIGLELIEDCPGLDTVVVPLSGGGLIAGVALALKATDANIRTIGVSMQEGAVMYHSIRQGKPVVLDEVDTLADSLLGGIGANNQYSFPMVRQYVDDTVLVSESAIADGMAHLFKWHRLVAEGASATCVAALREKKVISPGSRAALIISGRNVDAEAFIDATQPYL; this is translated from the coding sequence ATGACAAACGGCGAGAATTCAATGGGGAAACTTCCGGGTATTCGTGATGTATGGGCTGCGCGCAGCAGAATCAGCGGCAGTGTGGTACGCACACCGTTAGTTCGGTGCCCGGAGTTATCAGAGGAATTTGATGCAGAAATTTATCTGAAATTAGAGCTCTATCAACCAATCGGAGCTTTCAAAATTCGTGGAGCTGCCAATAAAATTTTGAGTCTGACCATAGATCAGCAGCGGCGGGGGGTAGCGACATATTCCACCGGCAACCACGGCCTGGCGGTATCGTATATTGCCAAACAACTGGGCATCCCGGCTTACGTATTTATTTCTAACCGGGTACCTCAAGCCAAGGTCAAGGCGCTGATGAGCATGGGGGCTATTTTAAAAATAAGTGGTATTAGTCAGGATGAAGCCGGAGAGTACTGTTATAAATTAGCTGCGGCAAAGGGTCTTAGCGTGATAGAACCTTTTGATGACCCGCATGTAATTGCCGGACAAGGAACCATTGGCTTGGAATTAATTGAGGATTGCCCCGGTTTGGATACGGTAGTTGTGCCGCTGTCGGGCGGAGGATTAATAGCGGGGGTGGCTTTGGCGCTTAAAGCCACTGATGCAAACATTCGTACCATTGGCGTTTCCATGCAGGAGGGGGCAGTAATGTATCACAGCATTCGGCAGGGTAAACCGGTGGTGCTGGATGAAGTGGATACGCTGGCTGACAGTCTGCTAGGCGGTATCGGTGCAAATAATCAATATAGCTTCCCGATGGTTCGGCAGTATGTAGATGATACCGTGCTTGTCTCCGAAAGCGCTATTGCAGACGGCATGGCACACCTTTTTAAATGGCACCGCCTAGTGGCAGAGGGCGCATCCGCTACCTGTGTAGCCGCGCTGAGGGAGAAGAAAGTGATATCCCCCGGCAGTAGGGCGGCGTTGATTATCTCGGGAAGAAACGTTGATGCTGAAGCATTTATTGACGCAACCCAGCCGTACCTATAA
- a CDS encoding IclR family transcriptional regulator, which produces MPSNSHSPKYPVQTLEKALDIVEILSKVDGGEGLGVTELSKRLGIGKSTIHRILDTLAGYRYVEKTPANKYRLSWRLFELGASVPHQRSLNNIDAADLQGLCDKHGETVNVGVRVGDGVVIISKVNPETALRASLEVGTREPIHPTALGKVLTSEMDEQQVRALLGSEMQAHTNQTITSPDAFIKELEKVREQGYAIDNEEFCFGLSCISMPIRNYNGQIVAAISVTGPSFRMSFSKIMEIKDDLREVTKKISAHLGHERASGETAAARIE; this is translated from the coding sequence ATGCCTTCAAATTCCCATAGCCCCAAATACCCGGTACAGACTTTAGAAAAGGCCCTGGATATCGTAGAAATATTATCAAAAGTTGACGGTGGAGAGGGGCTTGGAGTTACTGAACTGAGTAAAAGGCTGGGCATAGGTAAGAGCACTATCCACAGAATTTTGGATACGCTGGCAGGATACCGCTATGTTGAAAAAACCCCCGCAAATAAATACCGGCTCAGCTGGCGTTTATTTGAATTGGGAGCATCCGTCCCGCATCAGCGTAGTCTCAATAATATTGATGCTGCTGATTTGCAGGGTTTGTGTGATAAGCACGGGGAGACAGTGAATGTGGGAGTAAGAGTGGGTGACGGGGTAGTAATTATTTCTAAGGTTAACCCGGAAACTGCTTTGAGAGCAAGCTTGGAGGTAGGTACCCGAGAACCGATACATCCTACGGCTTTAGGGAAAGTGCTTACTTCGGAGATGGATGAGCAGCAGGTCAGAGCGCTTCTCGGAAGCGAAATGCAGGCCCATACCAACCAGACAATTACTTCACCGGATGCGTTCATTAAGGAATTGGAAAAAGTGCGGGAACAGGGGTACGCAATTGATAATGAGGAATTTTGTTTTGGCCTATCCTGTATTTCCATGCCAATCCGCAATTATAACGGTCAAATTGTAGCGGCGATAAGTGTTACTGGTCCTTCCTTTCGGATGAGCTTTTCTAAAATCATGGAAATAAAAGATGATTTGCGAGAAGTTACTAAAAAGATTTCCGCTCATTTAGGTCATGAACGTGCCAGCGGGGAAACTGCAGCTGCCCGTATTGAATAG
- the panB gene encoding 3-methyl-2-oxobutanoate hydroxymethyltransferase, whose product MVKKKNVLDFIRMKKEGEKATWVTAYDFPMASFAEQAGMDMILVGDSLGMVVLGYNGTVPVTMEDCISHCQAVRRGAPNTWIVGDMPFGSYQISDEGAVENAVRFHKEADVDCVKLEGGQRVASRIRAIVDAGMLVIGHIGLTPQSSGQLGGFRATGRDVVTARNLINDALAVQEAGAYAILVEAIPPELTEFLAKKLDIPVYSIGAGEPCDGQLLICGDMLGMFQAFTPKFVKKYANIAEIAVEAFKEYIEDVRKGEFPNDDYVYHVKEGEDFESLFKEFE is encoded by the coding sequence ATGGTAAAAAAGAAAAACGTCTTGGACTTTATCCGGATGAAGAAGGAGGGGGAAAAGGCAACATGGGTTACCGCCTATGATTTTCCTATGGCATCTTTTGCCGAACAGGCAGGGATGGACATGATTTTAGTAGGTGATTCTCTGGGGATGGTAGTGCTTGGTTATAATGGCACCGTTCCGGTAACCATGGAGGATTGTATTTCTCACTGCCAGGCAGTACGCCGCGGCGCACCCAATACATGGATAGTAGGCGATATGCCTTTTGGTTCTTATCAGATTTCCGATGAGGGCGCGGTAGAGAATGCTGTTCGTTTTCATAAGGAAGCAGATGTGGACTGTGTCAAGCTGGAGGGCGGCCAACGTGTTGCCAGTCGTATCCGGGCAATTGTTGATGCCGGCATGCTGGTTATCGGCCACATCGGCCTGACGCCGCAGAGTTCCGGTCAATTGGGCGGCTTCCGAGCAACAGGCCGGGATGTAGTTACAGCCAGGAACTTGATTAACGATGCCTTGGCGGTTCAGGAAGCAGGAGCTTATGCGATCCTGGTGGAAGCTATTCCGCCGGAACTGACTGAATTCCTAGCCAAAAAACTGGACATTCCTGTTTATTCCATCGGTGCCGGTGAACCGTGCGATGGACAACTGTTGATCTGTGGCGACATGCTGGGTATGTTCCAAGCGTTCACGCCAAAATTTGTGAAGAAATATGCCAATATCGCGGAAATCGCCGTTGAAGCCTTTAAAGAATATATTGAAGATGTAAGAAAGGGAGAATTCCCCAACGACGATTACGTTTACCACGTCAAAGAAGGCGAAGATTTCGAGAGCCTGTTCAAAGAATTTGAGTAA
- a CDS encoding Glu/Leu/Phe/Val family dehydrogenase, protein MSRNPFETALNTLRSAGEKGGIDPKVIELLSKPKRIMEFTIPMRMDNGEVEIFTAYRVHCNDALGPVKDGTRFMPNLTIDEVKALALWMTIKHAVGGIPAGGGKGGIICDPSAMSKWELERLTRAYMRKLPLKGAWVDVPGADIGTSAQTQAWMLDEYEEIMGFHSPAAINDKPAEVNGTVGSHEATGLGAFYVMMEAVRDAGLEVGCTVAVQGFGQVGATAARLLFDAGFKVVAVSDIKGAVYNAEGIDIAALEQHVEETGYVVDFAGTKPISNEELLEMDVDLLAPAAVQSVINDENADRIKAKLIAECANGPVTTAAEKILLEKGIMIVPDVVTNVGGAIACHFERIQGLTDDYWSMDKVKEKLNGRMLTAYRETIAAAKEFDVPLRVAAWINALRKISAAVKMRGWV, encoded by the coding sequence ATGAGTAGAAATCCTTTTGAAACTGCCTTAAACACACTGCGCAGTGCCGGCGAAAAAGGCGGCATCGACCCCAAGGTGATTGAACTGCTAAGCAAGCCCAAGCGGATTATGGAATTCACCATTCCCATGCGTATGGATAACGGCGAAGTGGAAATTTTTACTGCCTACCGGGTGCACTGTAACGATGCTTTAGGTCCGGTAAAAGACGGCACCCGCTTTATGCCTAACCTTACTATAGACGAAGTAAAAGCCCTGGCTCTTTGGATGACTATCAAGCACGCCGTAGGAGGTATTCCTGCCGGCGGCGGCAAGGGCGGCATCATCTGTGACCCGTCCGCGATGAGCAAATGGGAATTAGAAAGACTTACCAGAGCCTATATGCGCAAGCTGCCTTTGAAGGGTGCTTGGGTGGATGTGCCCGGTGCGGATATCGGTACCAGTGCGCAGACTCAAGCATGGATGCTGGATGAGTACGAGGAAATAATGGGTTTCCATAGCCCAGCGGCTATTAATGATAAGCCGGCGGAAGTAAATGGTACCGTCGGCAGCCACGAAGCTACCGGTCTGGGCGCCTTCTATGTGATGATGGAAGCGGTTAGAGATGCGGGGTTGGAAGTAGGATGCACCGTAGCTGTACAGGGATTTGGCCAGGTTGGTGCCACTGCCGCAAGACTGCTCTTTGATGCGGGTTTCAAAGTGGTAGCTGTCAGCGATATTAAGGGTGCTGTCTATAATGCCGAGGGTATCGATATTGCCGCATTGGAGCAGCACGTAGAGGAAACTGGTTATGTGGTGGACTTTGCCGGTACCAAGCCTATTTCCAATGAGGAACTGCTGGAAATGGACGTGGACCTCTTGGCTCCCGCCGCGGTACAGAGTGTCATTAACGATGAAAATGCTGACCGTATTAAAGCGAAGTTAATAGCAGAATGTGCCAACGGACCGGTGACTACTGCAGCGGAAAAAATTCTCTTGGAAAAAGGAATTATGATTGTTCCGGACGTTGTTACCAATGTAGGCGGCGCGATTGCCTGTCACTTTGAGCGCATCCAAGGGTTGACTGATGATTATTGGAGCATGGATAAGGTAAAAGAGAAATTAAACGGAAGAATGCTGACTGCTTATCGGGAAACCATCGCTGCAGCTAAGGAATTTGATGTACCTTTACGTGTCGCTGCCTGGATTAATGCTCTGCGTAAGATCAGTGCGGCAGTAAAAATGAGGGGCTGGGTCTAA